Below is a genomic region from Jatrophihabitans sp..
GGCGGTGTTGGCGGCGGCCAGCGCCGCGGTGGCCGGGTCCCGCTCGATCCCCTCGACCCGCAACCCGGCCCGGGCGAAGGCCAGCGCGTCGGAGCCGATGCCACAGCACAGGTCCAGCACCGAGCCCAGCCCGGCGGCGGCGAACCGGGCGGCCCGGTGGTCGGCGACCTCGATCCGGGTGGCCTGCTCCAGGCCGTCGGCGGTGAACAGCATCGTCGCGGCCAGGTCGCCGAACTTCGCCCTGGCGGCGGCCCGCAGGCGGGCCTGGGTCAGCGCCGCGGTGGCCAGCTCCGGCGGCAGCAGCCGGCGCACGGCGGCCGCCCGGCGGACCGGGTCGGTCTCGGTCACCGACTCGGCCAGCCCGATCGCCCGCTCCAGCTCAGCCCGGCCGGCGGGGCCGGTGAACTCGAGGACCTGGTCACTGGACTCGGGGAGCACCCGGCAAGTGTGTCCTATTCCAGTTGACCGGCCGCCGCGTGAGGCGTGGCGCACCCGGTGTTGAGCGCTGGCACTCTCAGGGCTAGAGTGCTAGTCAAGGCATGGCTGACCCCCGCGACGGCAGCCCCGGCCGACATCCGAACACAGACATCTCCATTACCCGTAAGACCCCAGGAGGGGAGCTGAGCGTGACCGCCACCAAGGTCAACATCAAGCCGCTTGAGGACCGCATCGTCGTCCAGGCTCTGGAAGCCGAGACCACCACCGCTTCCGGCATCGTCATTCCCGACACCGCCAAGGAGAAGCCCCAGGAGGGCACCGTCCTCGCGGTCGGTCCCGGTCGTGTCGACGACAAGGGCAACCGCATCCCGATCGACGTCTCCGAAGGCGATGTCGTGCTGTACTCCAAGTACGGCGGCACCGAGGTCAAGTACGCCGGCCAGGAGTACCTGGTCCTGTCGGCGCGCGACGTCCTCGCTGTCATCGTCAAGTAACACCTTCTGAGATGCCCCGGAGCGCGCTGCGCCCCGGGGCGTTCTCGGCTTAGCGATCCCGCCGGCCCTTTGGCCGCCTCGGCCGCCTTGCCGCCTTGCCGCGAGCCTGGCTGACAGCCGCGGATCCACCTCGCCGCCTCACAGCACGCGAGACCCACAGCACAGAGAGGAACCATTCATGGCGAAGCTCCTCAGCTTCAACGAGGACGCCCGGCGTGCGCTCGAGCGCGGCGTCGACAAACTGGCCAACACCGTCAAGGTCACGCTCGGCCCGCGAGGCCGCAACGTGGTGCTGGACAAGTCCTACGGCGCGCCGCTGATCACCAACGACGGCGTCACCATCGCCCGTGAGATCGAGCTGAGCGACCCGTTCGAGAACCTGGGCGCGCAGTTGGTGAAGTCGGTGGCCACCAAGACCAACGACGTCGCCGGTGACGGCACCACCACCGCCACCGTGCTGGCCCAGGCCATGGTCAACTCAGGCCTGCGCAACATCGCCGCGGGCGCCAGCCCGGGCGGCCTGAAGCGCGGTATCGACCTGGCCGTCGACGCGGTCTGCAAGGCGCTGGACGCGGCCGCCACCCCGGTCGAGGGTGAGCAGGGCATCGCTCACGTCGGCACCATCTCCGCCCAGGACGCCCAGATCGGCGCCCTGATCGGCCAGGCCATGACCAAGGTCGGCAACGACGGCGTGATCACCGTCGAGGAGTCCAACACCCTCGCCACCGAGCTCGAGTTCACCGAGGGCATGCAGTTCGACAAGGGCTACATCTCGCCCTACTTCGTGACCGACATGGAAAACCTCGTCGCCTCCTTCGACGACCCGTACCTGCTGATCACCACCCAGAAGATCTCCTCGATCGCCGACCTGCTGCCGGTGCTGGAGAAGGTCATCCAGGCGAACAAGCCGCTGCTGATCCTGGCCGAGGACGTCGACGGCGAGGCGCTGTCCACCCTGGTGGTCAACGCCATCCGCAAGACCTTCTCGGTGGTCGCGGTCAAGGCGCCGTACTTCGGCGACCGCCGCAAGGCCTTCCTGCAGGACCTGGCCATCGTCACCGGAGCCCAGGTCATCTCGCCCGAGGTCGGGCTCAAGCTCGACCAGATCGGCCTGGAGGACCTCGGCTCAGCCGGCCGGGTCGTGGTCACCAAGGACCTGACCACGATCACCCATGGCGCCGGCAGCCAGGCCGACATCGAGGCCCGGGTCGCTCAGATCAAGGCCGAGATCGAGTCCACCGACTCTGACTGGGACCGCGAGAAGCTCCAGGAGCGCCTGGCCAAGCTGGCAGGCGGTGTCGGCGTCATCAAGGTCGGCGCTTCCACCGAGGTCGAGCTCAAGGAGAAGAAGCACCGCATCGAGGACGCGATCTCGGCGACCCGCGCCGCGGTGGAGCAGGGCATCATCGCCGGCGGCGGCGCCGCGCTGGTGCACGCGCTGCCGTCCCTGACCGAGCTGGGCCTGACCGGCGACGAGGCCACCGGGGCCAACATCGTCCGCGACGCCCTGGTCGAGCCGCTGCGCTGGATCGCCAACAACGCCGGCCACGAGGGTTACGTGGTGGTCAGCAAGGTCCGTGAGCTGGAGCAGAACTTCGGGCTCAACGCCGCGACCGGCAAGTACGAGAACCTGCTCGAAGCCGGCGTCGTGGACCCGGTCAAGGTCACCAAGGCGGCGCTGGCCAACGCGGCCTCGGTCGCCGGGCTGCTGCTCTCGACCGAGTCCGCCATCGTGGAGAAGCCGGCCGAGCCGGAGCCCGAGTCGCACTCGCACGGCCACGGCGGTCACTCGCACAGCCACTAGCCAGACGCACCGCACTAGCCAGACGCACCGCCACTAGTCAGACCAGGGCCGAACTCACACCCGGGCCGAAAGAACTCCCCGCTCGCATCGTCCGCCATGCGAGCGGGGAGTTGGTCTTTCGGGCCGCCCTCAGCTGGCGTAACTGGCCTGCATCCTGATCAGCTGAGCGCGCTCCTCGGTGGACTTGCCTCCCCAGACCCCGTAGGGCTCCCTGGTCTGCAGCGCCCAGTTCAGGCACGCCTGAGCCACCGGGCACTGGGCGCACACCTGCTTGGCGGCTCGTTCCCGCCGTACCCTGGAGGGCCCTCGTTCGTTTTCAGGGTGAAAGAACGTTGAGGAATCCAGGCCCCTGCAGGCGCCTTGCATCTGCCAGTCCCAGTCCTCCGCACGCGGCGCTGGTAAGCGGGACACATCCGCCATCGTTACCTCCCGAGCCGAACCGCACTGGCAGAAAAGTGCCAAGTGCTCGATCCAACGACCGGGGGCGGGAAAGGTGACGCAGAGTATGCAACCAGTAGCAGAAATTTTTCACCCGCTGTCAGTGAGCTGTCCGGAAGCGCCTGGTTTGACGGCATAGCGGGACCGAAAGCGCTTCACGGCGACTGGCAGCACATTGCCAACGGCGTCAGTCAGGGATCGGTCAGGGCGATGAGCGCGCGGCTCACCCGAACGAGGCTGGCCCGAACGAGGCTCAGCTGCGGTGAGCCAGCGCGTCGGTGAACCCGCGCGCGTAGTCCCAGCTGACGTAGGCATCGGTCAGCGGCTCGGCGGCGGGCTCGTGCACCCCGGTCCGGCCGTTGCCCAGCAGGCTGCGCAGGTTGGCCGCCATCAGCGCCCAGGAGAAGTAGTGCTGCTCGCCGCAGTCGGCGCAGTCGACGACGATCCCGTGAATCTCGTGCGGGCTCAGAGCCGCTTCGAACTCGGTCAGCTCGGCCAGATCGGCGGCGATCTCTTGCAGATCGGTGTCGGTCAGCGGCTCGACCGGGTCAAGATCGTCCAGCAAATTGGACGGGTCGTTGGGGTCCCCCAGGAACGGATCTACCGGTCCGCTGTGCGGATCGAAGTACGAATCGCGAGAGGTCACCCGTCAAAGGTAACGCTCGTTGGCCGCTCCGTTCTAATTCTTGCCAATTCTTTTCCTCTGGTTTTTCGCAACTTCGTCCGTCCGGGCGAGCCCGAAGGCCGGCCTGCCGGCCCCGTTCGGGGCAGCAGGCCGGCCTCGGCGCTGGGGTTCGGGCGGTGGGCTACAGGTCGGCGATCGCGGCCAGCGGGGGCGTCCGGGCCGCCCGGACGGCGGGCCACAGCGCGGCCAGCACGCCGACGACCGCGGCCAGCACCAGCATCAGAACCGCCTGGCCGATCGGCACCGAGACCTGGTCCAGGCCCTGCTCGCGCAGCGTCCGGACGAACAGCGTGCCGAAAGTCAGCCCCATCGCCACCCCGACGATCGCCCCGAACACCGCGATCAGCATCGACTCCAGGTAGATGGTGCGCCGCAGCTGCGGTCGCAGCACGCCGACCGCCCGCAACATGCCGATCTCGCGGCGGCGCTCCACCACCGACAGCGCCAGGGTGTTGATGATGCCCAGCACCGCGATCACGATGGCCAGGGCCAGCAGCCCGTACAGCACCGCCAGCAGCGCGTTGATCTGGCTGGCGCCCTCGCCCTTGAACTCCTCACGGTCCTGCACCTGGACGACCACCAGCGGGTCGGTCGCCTCCTCCAGCCCGGTGCGCAGCGCGGCCAGGTCAGCGCCCGGGGCGGCCTTGACCAGCACCACCTCGTCGGACAGCAGCCGGCTCGGGGTCAACTCGCGGTACAGGGCGTCGGAGGCCAGCCAGTTGCCCAGCAGCTGGCTGTCGTCGTAGATGCCGCCGATCCTGGTGCTGACGGTTTTCTGGTCGGCGCTGAGCATCGCCACCGTGCTGCCCACGCTCCAGTTGTTGTCCTCGGCCCACTTCTGCGACACCAGCAGGTTGCGGGCGCTCAGGTCGGGGCTGCCCTGCAGCATCTGGACCCGCAGCACCTGCTGCAGCGGGCCGCTCACCCCGGTGCCGTACTCGGTGCGGCCGTCGATCTTGACCTGCACCGTGTGCAGCGCCACCGTGGCGGCCACCCCGTTGACCTTGGCCGCCGCCTGCGCGGCCGCCACCGGTAGGCCGATCATGTCGGGTCCGGTGAGGATGTAGTCGGCGGTGACGCCGTTGTCGATCAGGCCGTTGATGCTCTTCTTGGCCGAGGCGCCGAACACCGCGATGGTGGTGACCAGCATCAGGCCCAGGGTCAGGGCGAAGGCGGTCGCCGCGGTCCGCCGGGGGTTGCGCACCGCGTTGGTCCTGGCCAGCCTGCCGACCGTGCCGAAGACCGGCCCCAGACCGGCGCCGATCACGGCGATCACCGGCCTGGACAGCGCCGGCGCCCCGAGCAGCACTCCCAGGATCAGGCCGAGCGCGCCCAGCCCGATCAGCGCGGCCGCGCCACCGCCCGGGTCGGCGACCGCTCCGGCCACCAGGCCCAGGGCCCCGAGCAGGGCGGCTACCGCCCCGAACGCGGTGCGCCGGCGCAGCGAGGTCCCGGTCGAGGCGAACTCCTCGCGCATCGCCGCCACCGGAGCGATCTTGGCGGCCCGCCGGGCGGGGGAGTAGGCGCTGAACAGGGTGACGCCGATGCCGATGGCCAGGGCGATGATGATCGTGCGCGGCCGCAGTTGCAGCGGGCCCTCGGGCAACCCGACGTTGAAGGTGTTGAGCAGCTCCCGCAGGCCGTAGGCCAGGCCCACGCCGCCGGCGATCCCGATGGCGCTGCCGACCAGCCCGACCAGGCTGGCTTCCAGCAGCACCGAGCGGCTCACCTGGCGCCGGCTGGCCCCGATCGCGCGCAGCAGCGCCAGCTCGCGGAGCCGCTGCGCCACCAGCATCGAGAAGGTGTTGTAGATGATGAACGTGCCGACCAGCAACGCGATCGCGCCGAAGGCGAGCAGGAAGTAGTTGATGAACTTCAGGGCGTCGCTGATCTCGGCCTTGGCGTCCTGGCGGACCTGGTCGCCGGTCTGGACCTCCAGCCCCGGCAGCGCCTGGGCGACCCGGTCGCGCAGTTCCTGCTGGGAGACGCCGTCGCCGGCGAGGTCGATGTAGCCGACATGCTTGCCGTCGGTGAACAGCTGCAGCGCCTGCTCCTGCGGGAACAGGGCGCCGATGTAGCCGCCGGTCTCGGTCTCGGTGGCGTAGATGCCGGTCAGCGTCACCTCCTGGATGCCCTTGGAGGGCACCAGCACCCGGGTGCGGTCGCCGACGCTCAGCTTGCCCAGCTTGGCCGCGCCGGGATTGAGCGCGATCTCGCCGGGCCGGGCGGGGGCCGCGCCGGCGGTGAACTCGAAGGGCTCACCGACCTGCTGCTCCACGGGCAGGTAGGACAGCCCCAGGCTGGGCGCGCCGCCGCCCTGGACGGCCTTGCCGTCCGAGCCGAGCAGCACGATCGGGCCGGTGATGCCCGGCGCGGCCGCCCGGACGCCGGGCACCGCGCGCAGCCGGTCCAGGTCGGCCAGCGGAACGCCGCTGCTGTTCTCCTCCCGCGCGGAGACCCGGACGTCCACGCCCACCGCGGCGTCTTCGAAGATGCCGTCAAAGGTGCGCTGCAGGGTGTCGGTGAACACGAAGGAGCCGGCCACGAAGGCGGTGCCGAGCACCACCGAGAGGACGGTGAGGGCCAGCCGGACCTTGTGCGCGGCCAGGTTGCGCAGCGACACCGTGCGCATCGCCGCGCCGGGCTTGGCCGGCGGGAGGGCTTGCTGGCTGCCGCCGGGGCCAGGTGAGCCGGGCTTGGTGAGGGTGCTTGACGCGCTCGACATCTCAGACCTGCTCTAGGTTCTTCATGCGGTCCAGCACTGAGTCGGCGGTGGGCGCGCGCATCTCGTCCACGATCCGGCCGTCGTCCAGAAAGACCACCCGGTCGGCGTAGCTGGCCGCCCGCGGGTCGTGGGTGACGATCACGACGGTCTGGCCGAGCTGGCTGACCGAGCTGCGCAGGATGCCCATCACCTCGCCGGAGGATCGGGAGTCAAGGTTGCCGGTCGGCTCGTCGCCGAAGATGATCTCCGGGCGTCCGGCCAGCGCCCGGGCACAGGCCACCCGTTGCTGTTGGCCGCCGGACAGTTCGGAGGGCCGGTGGCCGAGCCGGTCACCCAGGCCCAGGGTGTCGATCACCGACGCCAGCCAGGCCTGGTCATCGGCGCTGCGGCGCCGGCCGGCGATGTCCATGGGCAGCGTGATGTTCTCCAGGGCGGTCAGCGTCGGCACCAGGTTGAACGCCTGGAACACGAAGCCGACCCGGTCCCGCCGGAGCTGGGTCATCTTCTTGTCCGACAGGCCGGTCAGCTCGGTGTCGCCGATCCGCACCGAGCCCGAGCTGGCAGTGTCCAGGCCGGCCAGGCAGTGCATCAGGGTGGACTTGCCCGAGCCGGAGGGGCCCATGATCGCGGTGAACTCACCGCGGATGAAGTCCGCCGAGACGGCGTTCAGCGCGCGAACCTGGGTGTCACCGCTGCCGTAGATCTTGCTGAGCTCGATTGCCTGGGCGGCGATGCCGCGCTGGGCGGCGGCGGTGGGCGTGCCGGCCGCTGATCGGTCGGCGGCTCCGGCGGGGTTGGCTCCGGCAGGAGTGGCGCCGGCAGGGTTGGCTCCGGCAGGGGTGCTGACGGGCGAGTTCATGGGTAGCCTTTCGGTGATGTAGGCCCGCCATGCTTGGCCGGGCCGGGTGTTTCCTGGCTGCTAGGTGCAGACTTCCGGATCCGCCATGCCGGGGCAGTAGGGGTGACCCTGATCCGGCCCTGAGTTTTTGCTCACCCGCGCCTCGCCCAACCCGGGGTTGAGGGCCAACGGCCCTAGGATGGGTTACCGGCATCGAGGAGTTCGCGTGAACACCAACCATCCAACAGATCCTGATCCCAACGCACTTGCCGAGCCCAGCGCGATGGCTGATTATCGCGCGGTTCCCGAGCACGGCGCGGCTGGCCCCGGGGCGTGGGATGACAGCGCCGTCCCCGGGTACAGCGTGCCCGATCAGGGCGCGGGCGTGCCAGCGAAATTCGCCAACCTGGGTCTCACCTTCGACGATGTGCTGCTGCTGCCCGGGGCCACTGACGTGATTCCGAGCGAGGTCGACACCTCGGCGCGGCTGTCGCGCAACATCACCTTGAAGCTGCCGCTGGTATCGGCGGCGATGGACACCGTCACCGAGGCGCGGCTGGCGATCGCGATGGCCCGCCAGGGCGGCATCGGCATCCTGCATCGCAACCTCTCGATCGAGGAGCAGGCCCAGCAGGCCGACCTGGTCAAGCGGTCCGAGGCCGGCATGGTCACCCATCCGGTGACCACCTCGCCGATGGCGACGCTGGCCGAGGTCGACGCGCTGTGCGCCCGCTACCGCATCTCGGGACTGCCGGTGGTCGACGGCGACGGCCTGTTGCTGGGCATCATCACCAACCGGGACCTGCGCTTCGAGACCGACTTCTCCCGCCGGGTCTCCGAGGTCATGACGCCGATGCCGCTGGTGACCGCGCAGGTCGGCGTGCACAAGGACGTGGCGCTGGGCCTGCTGGCCAAGCACAAGATCGAGAAGCTGCCGCTGGTCGACGCCGCGGGCCGGCTGCAGGGCCTGATCACCGTCAAGGACTTCACCAAGAGCGAGCAGTTCCCGCTGGCCACCAAGGACCCCTCCGGGCGGCTGCGGGTCGGCGCCGCGGTCGGCTTCTTCGATGACGCCTGGAAGCGGGCGATGGCCCTGGTCGAGGCCGGGGTGGACGTTCTGATCGTCGACACCGCCAACGGGCATGCCTCCGGTGTCACCGACATGATCAGGCGGTTGAAGCGGGAGTCGGCGGCCGAGCACGTCGACATCATCGGCGGCAACGTCGCCACCCGGGCCGGTGCCCAGGCACTGGTCGACGCCGGCGCCGACGGGGTCAAGGTCGGGGTCGGCCCCGGTTCTATCTGCACCACCAGGGTGGTCGCCGGGGTCGGCGTTCCGCAGGTGAGCGCGATCTACGAGGCGGCGCTGGCCTGCCGCCCGGCGGGGGTGCCGGTGATCGGCGACGGCGGGCTGCAGTATTCCGGTGACATCGCCAAGGCGCTGGCCGCCGGCGCCGACACGGTGATGCTCGGTTCGCTGCTGGCCGGCTGCGAGGAGTCGCCCGGCGAGCTGGTGTTCATCAACGGCAAGCAGTTCAAGTCCTACCGGGGGATGGGTTCGCTCGGGGCGATGCAGACCCGGGGACGGGCCAAGTCCTATTCCAAGGACCGGTACTTCCAGGGCGATGTGACCGACAACGACAAGCTGATCCCGGAGGGGATCGAGGGTCAGGTGCCCTACCGCGGCCCGCTCGCGGCGGTGGCCTACCAGCTGATCGGGGGGCTGCGGCAGTCGATGTTCTACGTGGGCGCGCACACCATCGATGAGTTGCAGCGCAAC
It encodes:
- the guaB gene encoding IMP dehydrogenase, whose protein sequence is MNTNHPTDPDPNALAEPSAMADYRAVPEHGAAGPGAWDDSAVPGYSVPDQGAGVPAKFANLGLTFDDVLLLPGATDVIPSEVDTSARLSRNITLKLPLVSAAMDTVTEARLAIAMARQGGIGILHRNLSIEEQAQQADLVKRSEAGMVTHPVTTSPMATLAEVDALCARYRISGLPVVDGDGLLLGIITNRDLRFETDFSRRVSEVMTPMPLVTAQVGVHKDVALGLLAKHKIEKLPLVDAAGRLQGLITVKDFTKSEQFPLATKDPSGRLRVGAAVGFFDDAWKRAMALVEAGVDVLIVDTANGHASGVTDMIRRLKRESAAEHVDIIGGNVATRAGAQALVDAGADGVKVGVGPGSICTTRVVAGVGVPQVSAIYEAALACRPAGVPVIGDGGLQYSGDIAKALAAGADTVMLGSLLAGCEESPGELVFINGKQFKSYRGMGSLGAMQTRGRAKSYSKDRYFQGDVTDNDKLIPEGIEGQVPYRGPLAAVAYQLIGGLRQSMFYVGAHTIDELQRNGQFVRITAAGLKESHPHDIRMTVEAPNYSSR
- a CDS encoding DUF5319 domain-containing protein, translated to MTSRDSYFDPHSGPVDPFLGDPNDPSNLLDDLDPVEPLTDTDLQEIAADLAELTEFEAALSPHEIHGIVVDCADCGEQHYFSWALMAANLRSLLGNGRTGVHEPAAEPLTDAYVSWDYARGFTDALAHRS
- the groL gene encoding chaperonin GroEL (60 kDa chaperone family; promotes refolding of misfolded polypeptides especially under stressful conditions; forms two stacked rings of heptamers to form a barrel-shaped 14mer; ends can be capped by GroES; misfolded proteins enter the barrel where they are refolded when GroES binds) → MAKLLSFNEDARRALERGVDKLANTVKVTLGPRGRNVVLDKSYGAPLITNDGVTIAREIELSDPFENLGAQLVKSVATKTNDVAGDGTTTATVLAQAMVNSGLRNIAAGASPGGLKRGIDLAVDAVCKALDAAATPVEGEQGIAHVGTISAQDAQIGALIGQAMTKVGNDGVITVEESNTLATELEFTEGMQFDKGYISPYFVTDMENLVASFDDPYLLITTQKISSIADLLPVLEKVIQANKPLLILAEDVDGEALSTLVVNAIRKTFSVVAVKAPYFGDRRKAFLQDLAIVTGAQVISPEVGLKLDQIGLEDLGSAGRVVVTKDLTTITHGAGSQADIEARVAQIKAEIESTDSDWDREKLQERLAKLAGGVGVIKVGASTEVELKEKKHRIEDAISATRAAVEQGIIAGGGAALVHALPSLTELGLTGDEATGANIVRDALVEPLRWIANNAGHEGYVVVSKVRELEQNFGLNAATGKYENLLEAGVVDPVKVTKAALANAASVAGLLLSTESAIVEKPAEPEPESHSHGHGGHSHSH
- a CDS encoding WhiB family transcriptional regulator, translated to MADVSRLPAPRAEDWDWQMQGACRGLDSSTFFHPENERGPSRVRRERAAKQVCAQCPVAQACLNWALQTREPYGVWGGKSTEERAQLIRMQASYAS
- the groES gene encoding co-chaperone GroES, with the translated sequence MSVTATKVNIKPLEDRIVVQALEAETTTASGIVIPDTAKEKPQEGTVLAVGPGRVDDKGNRIPIDVSEGDVVLYSKYGGTEVKYAGQEYLVLSARDVLAVIVK
- a CDS encoding FtsX-like permease family protein — its product is MSSASSTLTKPGSPGPGGSQQALPPAKPGAAMRTVSLRNLAAHKVRLALTVLSVVLGTAFVAGSFVFTDTLQRTFDGIFEDAAVGVDVRVSAREENSSGVPLADLDRLRAVPGVRAAAPGITGPIVLLGSDGKAVQGGGAPSLGLSYLPVEQQVGEPFEFTAGAAPARPGEIALNPGAAKLGKLSVGDRTRVLVPSKGIQEVTLTGIYATETETGGYIGALFPQEQALQLFTDGKHVGYIDLAGDGVSQQELRDRVAQALPGLEVQTGDQVRQDAKAEISDALKFINYFLLAFGAIALLVGTFIIYNTFSMLVAQRLRELALLRAIGASRRQVSRSVLLEASLVGLVGSAIGIAGGVGLAYGLRELLNTFNVGLPEGPLQLRPRTIIIALAIGIGVTLFSAYSPARRAAKIAPVAAMREEFASTGTSLRRRTAFGAVAALLGALGLVAGAVADPGGGAAALIGLGALGLILGVLLGAPALSRPVIAVIGAGLGPVFGTVGRLARTNAVRNPRRTAATAFALTLGLMLVTTIAVFGASAKKSINGLIDNGVTADYILTGPDMIGLPVAAAQAAAKVNGVAATVALHTVQVKIDGRTEYGTGVSGPLQQVLRVQMLQGSPDLSARNLLVSQKWAEDNNWSVGSTVAMLSADQKTVSTRIGGIYDDSQLLGNWLASDALYRELTPSRLLSDEVVLVKAAPGADLAALRTGLEEATDPLVVVQVQDREEFKGEGASQINALLAVLYGLLALAIVIAVLGIINTLALSVVERRREIGMLRAVGVLRPQLRRTIYLESMLIAVFGAIVGVAMGLTFGTLFVRTLREQGLDQVSVPIGQAVLMLVLAAVVGVLAALWPAVRAARTPPLAAIADL
- a CDS encoding ABC transporter ATP-binding protein, producing MNSPVSTPAGANPAGATPAGANPAGAADRSAAGTPTAAAQRGIAAQAIELSKIYGSGDTQVRALNAVSADFIRGEFTAIMGPSGSGKSTLMHCLAGLDTASSGSVRIGDTELTGLSDKKMTQLRRDRVGFVFQAFNLVPTLTALENITLPMDIAGRRRSADDQAWLASVIDTLGLGDRLGHRPSELSGGQQQRVACARALAGRPEIIFGDEPTGNLDSRSSGEVMGILRSSVSQLGQTVVIVTHDPRAASYADRVVFLDDGRIVDEMRAPTADSVLDRMKNLEQV